A single genomic interval of Eurosta solidaginis isolate ZX-2024a chromosome 3, ASM4086904v1, whole genome shotgun sequence harbors:
- the LOC137244448 gene encoding succinate--CoA ligase [ADP/GDP-forming] subunit alpha, mitochondrial-like, translated as MPKSKETYKNKVLYKQHALEYGTKLVGCISLKKGGTTHLGLPVFASVAGAKKATDRHATVIYVVPPGAAAAILEALEAEMSLIFCITKVVPKHDRVRVKHALLRQKKSRLVRPDCSGIIAPERVI; from the exons atgccgaAATCAAAGGAAACttacaaaaacaaggtactttacaagcaacatgctttggaatacggtaccaaactggttggatgtatttccctaaaaaagggtggaactacgcatcttggtttgccagtatttgcttcg gtagccggagcaaaaaaggcaactgatcggcatgcaactgttatttatgtggtgccaccgggagctgctgctgctatcctagaagcattagaagcagaaatgtctttgatattttgcatcaccaaagttgtgccaaaacatgatagggttcgcgttaagcacgctctcttaaggcaaaaaaaatcgcgtctagtcaggcccgactgttcaggaatcatcgcaccagaaagg